The genomic DNA CTGCACGCTTCGGTGAGGATGCCCTCGCCGCGCCCGGAGTACTCACAGTAGCCGATCCAGTGGGCGGTGATATTGCCGGCGTTGCCCACGGGCAGGCAGTGGTAGTCGGGGGCCCGCTCCAGCTCCTCGACGATCTCGAACGCCGCGGTCTTCTGCCCCTGCAGGCGGTAGGGGTTCACCGAGTTGACGATGGTCACCGGCGCATGTTCGGCCACCTCCTTGACCAGGCGCATCCCGTCGTCGAAGTTGCCGCGGATCTGCAGCACCTCGGCGCCGTGCATGATGGCCTGGGCCAGCTTGCCCATGGCGATCTTGCCATCGGGGATGAGCACGAACGCCTTGATACCGGCGCGGGCGGCGTAGGCCGCCGCCGAGGCGGAGGTATTGCCGGTGGAGGCGCAGATGATGGCCTTGCTGCCCTCCTCCACCGCCTTGGTCACGGCCATCGTCATGCCGCGGTCCTTGAACGACCCGGTGGGGTTGAGCCCCTCGTACTTGACGTAGATATCCACGTCCTTGCCCAGCTCGCCCGGGATGTTGTTCAGCCGGATGAGGGGCGTGTTGCCCTCCCCCAGGCTGATCAGGCGGCTGTCATCCTTGACCGGCAGACGGTCGTGGTACTTGGCGATAAGACCGGTATAACGCGGGCGAAACGGCATGGGTGTACGAACCTCGATGATTCAGGAATCAAAACGCTCGACGCGGATGCGCGTCAGGCGCCCATTGACGGCCGGCAGGCCCTCGATCTGTTCGATGGCGGCGTTCATGCGGTGTTCCTTGACCCGGTGGGTCAGGAAGATAACCGGTACGTCCTCGGCACCCGGCGCCGGCTCCTTCTGCATGATGGCCTCGATGCTGATGCCGAGCTCACCCAGAATGCGCGTGACATCGGCCAGCACGCCGGGCTCGTCCTGGGCCATCAGGCGAATGTAGTACGCCGTCTCCACCTCGCCCATGTCCAGCACCGGGTCGTTGGACAGGAAGTGGGACTGGAAGGCCAGGTAGGGCACGCGGTTCTCGGGCTCGAGGTTGAACTCGCGCACCACGTCCACCAGGTCGGCGACCACCGCCGAGGCGGTCGGCTCAGAGCCGGCGCCCGGGCCATAGTAGAGGGTCGGACCCACCGCATCGCCGCTGACCATCACCGCGTTCATCACCCCGTCCACGTTGGCCAGCATGTGGCGCTGGGGCAGCAGCGTCGGGTGCACGCGCAGGGAGTAGCCGTTCTCCTCGTGCACGCAGATACCCAGATGCTTGATGCGGTAACCGAGTTCCTCGGCCCAGGCCACGTCCTCGGCGGTCACGTGGGCGATCCCCTCCACGTGCACCTTGTCGAACTGCAGCGGGATGCCGAAGGCGATGGAGGCCAGGATGGTGAGCTTGTGCGCCGCGTCGATGCCCTCCACGTCGAAGGTGGGGTCGGCCTCCGCGTAGCCCAGCCGCTGCGCCTCGGCCAGCACCTCGCCGAACTCGCGCTCGGCGTAGAACATCTCGGTGAAGATGTAGTTAGCGGTGCCGTTGATGATCCCGGCCAGCCACTGGATGCGGTTACCGGTCAACCCTTCGCGCATGGCTTTGATGATGGGGATCCCGCCGGCCACGGCCGCCTCGAAGACCACCGTGACCCCCTTCTCCCGCGCACGGGCGAAGATCTCATTGCCGTGCAGGGCGATGAGCGCCTTATTGGCGGTGACCACGTGCTTGCCGTTGTCGATGGCCCGTAATACCAGCTCCAGGGCCGGCTCGTAGCCACCGATCAGCTCGACGATGATCTCGGTTTCCGGATCGTCCACCACCTGGAAGGGGTCGGCGGTCAGGCGGATACCCTCGGTACGACAACTGCGCGGCCGGTCCAGGTGGCGGGTGGCCGCGGCAACCACCTGGATCTCACGACCGGCACGGCGGGTGATCTCATCGCTGTTGCGCTCAAGGATATTGACGGTACCGCTGCCCACGGTACCCAGGCCTAGCAGCCCGACTTTCACCGGTTTCAAGAGCTCACCTCCCCTTCCTGTTGATGGTCGTGCTGACCGTCCGTGCGGAACATTTGCTTGATGCAGCGTATGGCCTGGCGCGTGCGGTGCTCGTTCTCGATCAGCCCAAACCGGACATAATCGTCCCCGTAATCACCGAAGCCGATCCCGGGCGAGACGGCAACCTTCGCATCGCGCAGCAGCTTCTTGGCGAATTCCAGCGAGCCCATGTCCCGGTACCGCTCGGGAATCCGCGCCCAGACGAACATAGTGGCCCGGGGCTTCTCCACCTCCCAGCCGGCGGCGTTGAGCCCTTCGCAAAGCACATCCCGCCGCCGCTGGTAGGTCTCGCGGATCTCTTTCACGCAGTCCTGCGGGCCCTCCAGGGCGGCAATGGCCGCCACCTGGATCGGCGTGAACATGCCGTAGTCCAGGTAGGACTTCATCCGCGCCAGCGCAGCGATCAGGTGGCGGTTGCCGCACATGAAGCCCACCCGCCAGCCCGGCATGTTGTAGCTCTTGGACAGAGAGAAGGACTCCACGGCCACTTCCTTCGCACCCGGCACCTGCAGGATGGACGGCGCCTCGTAACCGTCATAGACCAGATCGGCATAGGCCAGGTCGTGTACCACCCAGATCTGATGCTGCCGGGCGATCGCCACCACCTTTTCGAAGAACTCCAGGTCCACGCAGGTGGTGGTGGGATTGGACGGGAAGCTCAAGATAAGCATCTTGGGCTTCGGGTAGCTGTCCCGGATGCCTTTCTCCAGTTCGGAGAAGAAATCGCCCTCGGGCTGCATCGGCACGTGGCGGATGTCCGCGCCCGCGATCACCACCCCGTAGGGATGAATGGGATAGGCCGGGTTGGGCACCAGCACCGCGTCACCGGGTGCCAGTGTGGCCAGCGCCAAGTGCGCCAGGCCTTCCTTCGAGCCGATGGTGACAATGGCCTCGGTCTCACGATCGAGGTCCACGTCGTACCGGTCGCGATACCAGTTGCAGATGGCGCGACGCAACCGGGGGATGCCGCGGGAGACGGAGTAGCGGTGGGTGTCCCCCCGCTGCGACGCCTCGCAGAGCTTGTCGACGATATGCTGCGGCGTGGGCTGGTCCGGATTCCCCATCCCGAAGTCTACGATGTCCTCCCCGCGTGCCCGCGCGGCGGCCTTCAACTCGTTGACAATATTGAAGACATACGGCGGCAGGCGCTTGATTCGGGGAAACTCTTCGCTCAGGTTCATCGGACTCGCTCCAGTCTCACGGTAAAGCCCGCCCTTGCGCACTCCGGGTCGGCGCAAAGGGCGGGCAAGTTAATCCTCGCAAGTAAGCGTGCCAATGTACCGACTGGGGGCCCTGCTTGTCATCCCCAAGGCGCGTGGCGCGACACTTGGTACAATGCCCCTCTCAGGCAAGCCACAGATTTCGGAGTACCCTGCCGATGAAGATCTCACAGGATCTGGGGACCGCCAGCTACCGGATACGGGGCTACGAACCCGGCGAAGTCCGGATCAACCAGGACGCCCACCAGGCGAGTCTGGTGCTCGGGCTCGATGCCCTGATCACCGATTGGGGGCCGGGCTCATTGGATGAGCTGACCGCGGCCCACATGGAGACCGTGCTAAGCCTCGCCCCGGAGGTGATCATCCTGGGCACCGGGGAGACACAGCGTTTCCCCGACCGCGAGATCATGCTCCCGCTGCTGCGCGAAGGTATCGGCGTCGAGGTAATGGCCAACGACGCCGCCTGCCGGACGTACAACGTGCTGATGAGCGAGGACCGCAGGGTGGCGCTGGCGCTGATCATGGAACGTTAGCGCCCCAAAACGCGATCACCCCGGCAGGCCAGAGGCCCGCCGGGGTGATTGTCGCTGCTCTGCAGGTACTACCCTGGGTTAGCCGAAGACCGCGTCCTGGGAGAAGCCCTCCCGCTCCATCACCTCACGCAAGCGCCGCAGGGCGTCGATCTGGATCTGTCGGACCCGCTCCCGGGTCACCCCGATCTCGTTACCGACCTGCTCCAGGGTGGCCCGATCGTGGCCGTTGAGGCCGAAGCGCCGTTCCACCACCGCCCGTTGCTTGTCGGTCAGCTCGCCCAGCCACGCCCCGAGGTTACCGAACACATCGCCGTCCTGAAGCGCCGACACCGGGTCAACGTTGTTTTCGTCGGGGATGGCATCCAGAAGGACCCGGTCCGCGTCGCGACCGATGGGCACATCGACCGATGTCGTGCCCTCGTTCAGCCCGCGCATGCGGCGAACGTCCTCCACGTCACGGCCCATGTGCTCGGCGATCTCCTCCACCGTGGGCTCGTGATCCAACTGCTGGGTTAGCTTGCGCGCTGCCCGCAGGTACTGGTTGATCTCCTTGATGACGTGGATAGGCAGACGGATGGTCCGGGTCTGGTTCATGATGGCCCGTTCGATAGTCTGCCGGATCCACCAGGTGGCGTAGGTGGAGAACCGGAAACCACGCTCCGGATCGAACTTCTCCACCGCCCGGATCAGGCCGAGATTGCCTTCCTCGATCAGATCCAGGAATGCCAGCCCCCGGTTCATATACCGACGGGCAATCTTGACCACCAAGCGCAGGTTGCTTTCGATCATCCGCGCCCGAGCGGCTGCGTCACCGCGCTGCGCTCGACGGGAGTAATAAACCTCTTCCTCGGCGCTGAGCAGCGGGGAGTAGCCGATCTCGTTGAGATATATCTGCGTGGCATCCAGCGAGGCCTGATATGCCGTCTGGGCCCGACGCCGCCGGGGCGCACGCTCCTTGACCGTCGGGGGAGTGAGTGGCTCAGGCTCCTCTTGTTCTTCCTGAACGCTTTCCGCCCCTAACTGCAGGGGTACGCTCTCGTTGTTGCCTTCTTCAAACTCGACTGAATCCATGTCGTCCGTCGTTCCCTCTCCATCAAGCCTTGTCAGATCCGCCATGCCGATCCTCCGATCCTGACCCTCATTTGGCAGGCCCGCCGAGTTGATCCTCCCGGCTGAGCTGCCCCGGGCTACCCTTCAGCGTTACACGCACCCTAGCGCGTCTGATGCATTGATTTATTTTTGTTGTGCCAAGCAAGAACTTGACATGAGTCACTATAGGACCGCTCGATCGGGGCTTTACAATAATATTTTGCTATAAGGGTTCGCCTTAATCCCTGCCGACCAGCTTATTCCCGTGAAGGCAGGTGCCCTAGCGGGTCCACGGGATCGCCGTCCCGCCGCAGTTCGAAATGCAGGCCGGGGCTGTTCGCCCCCGGGCCGCGCCCCATTTCGGCGATCACCTGCCCTTTGCGAACAGACTCGCCTTCGCTCACATGCAGCCGGCGGTTATAGCCGTACGCCGTA from Alkalispirillum mobile includes the following:
- the thrC gene encoding threonine synthase; translation: MPFRPRYTGLIAKYHDRLPVKDDSRLISLGEGNTPLIRLNNIPGELGKDVDIYVKYEGLNPTGSFKDRGMTMAVTKAVEEGSKAIICASTGNTSASAAAYAARAGIKAFVLIPDGKIAMGKLAQAIMHGAEVLQIRGNFDDGMRLVKEVAEHAPVTIVNSVNPYRLQGQKTAAFEIVEELERAPDYHCLPVGNAGNITAHWIGYCEYSGRGEGILTEACSLCHGHCRYASAIVDKRPVMVGYQASGSAPFLRGHMVDDPDTVATAIRIGHPQSWDYAWKVKEESGGWFDECTDGEILEAQRLLADREGVFCEPASATSLAGAMRDIRNGVIPEGSTVVCTLTGHGLKDPDVAIQQSSDALRTIDATLDDVRRAITDRL
- a CDS encoding Mth938-like domain-containing protein — its product is MKISQDLGTASYRIRGYEPGEVRINQDAHQASLVLGLDALITDWGPGSLDELTAAHMETVLSLAPEVIILGTGETQRFPDREIMLPLLREGIGVEVMANDAACRTYNVLMSEDRRVALALIMER
- the alaC gene encoding alanine transaminase; this encodes MSEEFPRIKRLPPYVFNIVNELKAAARARGEDIVDFGMGNPDQPTPQHIVDKLCEASQRGDTHRYSVSRGIPRLRRAICNWYRDRYDVDLDRETEAIVTIGSKEGLAHLALATLAPGDAVLVPNPAYPIHPYGVVIAGADIRHVPMQPEGDFFSELEKGIRDSYPKPKMLILSFPSNPTTTCVDLEFFEKVVAIARQHQIWVVHDLAYADLVYDGYEAPSILQVPGAKEVAVESFSLSKSYNMPGWRVGFMCGNRHLIAALARMKSYLDYGMFTPIQVAAIAALEGPQDCVKEIRETYQRRRDVLCEGLNAAGWEVEKPRATMFVWARIPERYRDMGSLEFAKKLLRDAKVAVSPGIGFGDYGDDYVRFGLIENEHRTRQAIRCIKQMFRTDGQHDHQQEGEVSS
- a CDS encoding homoserine dehydrogenase, with product MKPVKVGLLGLGTVGSGTVNILERNSDEITRRAGREIQVVAAATRHLDRPRSCRTEGIRLTADPFQVVDDPETEIIVELIGGYEPALELVLRAIDNGKHVVTANKALIALHGNEIFARAREKGVTVVFEAAVAGGIPIIKAMREGLTGNRIQWLAGIINGTANYIFTEMFYAEREFGEVLAEAQRLGYAEADPTFDVEGIDAAHKLTILASIAFGIPLQFDKVHVEGIAHVTAEDVAWAEELGYRIKHLGICVHEENGYSLRVHPTLLPQRHMLANVDGVMNAVMVSGDAVGPTLYYGPGAGSEPTASAVVADLVDVVREFNLEPENRVPYLAFQSHFLSNDPVLDMGEVETAYYIRLMAQDEPGVLADVTRILGELGISIEAIMQKEPAPGAEDVPVIFLTHRVKEHRMNAAIEQIEGLPAVNGRLTRIRVERFDS
- the rpoS gene encoding RNA polymerase sigma factor RpoS, whose amino-acid sequence is MDSVEFEEGNNESVPLQLGAESVQEEQEEPEPLTPPTVKERAPRRRRAQTAYQASLDATQIYLNEIGYSPLLSAEEEVYYSRRAQRGDAAARARMIESNLRLVVKIARRYMNRGLAFLDLIEEGNLGLIRAVEKFDPERGFRFSTYATWWIRQTIERAIMNQTRTIRLPIHVIKEINQYLRAARKLTQQLDHEPTVEEIAEHMGRDVEDVRRMRGLNEGTTSVDVPIGRDADRVLLDAIPDENNVDPVSALQDGDVFGNLGAWLGELTDKQRAVVERRFGLNGHDRATLEQVGNEIGVTRERVRQIQIDALRRLREVMEREGFSQDAVFG